The following are from one region of the Fibrobacter sp. genome:
- a CDS encoding deoxynucleoside kinase, with translation MLTDKGVHFLAIEGVIGVGKTTLARIIAERWNAFCIEENFAENPFLEKFYENKEAYAFQTQLFFLLDRHKQLQNTGIQSDLFHDLLVCDYTFDKDQIFAAQNLSDSEYTMYEQVARSLDKDLPKPDLVVYLQASVPTLLNRIRGRGRQMEKAIEGNYLKDLQERYDHLFWHYPSAPVLIINTDNIDFVHNENHLKQILDAIAECPRQTTYFVPDGN, from the coding sequence ATGCTTACGGACAAGGGCGTGCATTTTTTGGCCATTGAAGGGGTCATCGGGGTCGGAAAGACCACACTCGCTCGGATTATCGCCGAACGGTGGAACGCCTTCTGCATCGAGGAAAACTTTGCAGAAAACCCCTTCTTGGAAAAATTTTACGAGAACAAGGAAGCCTACGCCTTCCAGACCCAGCTGTTCTTTTTGCTGGACCGCCACAAGCAGTTGCAGAACACGGGAATCCAGAGTGACCTGTTCCACGACCTGCTGGTGTGCGACTACACCTTTGACAAAGACCAGATTTTTGCGGCCCAGAACCTTTCTGACAGCGAGTACACCATGTACGAGCAGGTGGCCCGCTCCCTGGACAAGGACCTGCCGAAACCCGATCTGGTGGTTTACCTGCAGGCCAGCGTCCCGACACTTCTGAACCGTATTCGCGGCCGTGGCCGCCAGATGGAAAAGGCCATCGAGGGCAACTACCTCAAGGACCTTCAAGAGCGTTACGACCATCTTTTCTGGCACTATCCCAGCGCTCCCGTGCTGATTATCAACACGGACAATATCGACTTTGTACACAACGAAAATCACCTGAAACAAATTCTGGATGCTATTGCGGAGTGCCCGCGGCAGACCACCTACTTTGTTCCCGATGGTAACTAA